A DNA window from Cobetia marina contains the following coding sequences:
- a CDS encoding histone deacetylase family protein, with amino-acid sequence MSHVAEAACPPLALIHHPGYRIALPEKHPFPMDKFSVLKRLLDRQLADCAWAVEWVMPQPAEEEDLLSVHTRRYVHEFLSGTLSHQAQRRSGFVWSEALRERSVLAVGGTLTTVREALTRGLACNTAGGTHHAHPEAASGYCLLNDIGVAAHQALEDGVTRVLIVDLDVHQGDGTALIFADEPRVFTLSLHAESNFPARKQKSDLDVPLPKGMGDEDYLAVLERTLEAVLTRVQPELVIFDAGVDPHAADRLGHLELSDRGLYRRERHVIRRCRAAGAAVACVIGGGYDRDIEALAWRHSQLHRAALDVWREAHGQPALFGPPD; translated from the coding sequence TTGTCCCACGTCGCTGAGGCTGCCTGCCCGCCACTGGCGCTGATCCATCACCCCGGCTATCGCATCGCGCTGCCCGAGAAGCATCCGTTCCCGATGGACAAGTTCAGCGTGCTCAAACGGCTGCTGGACCGCCAGTTGGCCGACTGCGCCTGGGCCGTCGAGTGGGTGATGCCCCAGCCCGCCGAGGAGGAAGACCTGCTCAGCGTGCACACCCGCCGCTACGTGCATGAATTTCTCAGTGGCACCTTGAGTCATCAGGCCCAGCGTCGCAGCGGTTTCGTGTGGAGCGAGGCCCTGCGCGAGCGCAGCGTGCTGGCGGTGGGCGGCACGCTGACCACCGTGCGCGAAGCCCTCACGCGCGGCCTGGCCTGCAATACCGCCGGGGGTACCCATCACGCCCATCCCGAGGCGGCCAGCGGATATTGTCTGCTCAACGACATCGGCGTGGCGGCGCATCAGGCACTGGAAGATGGCGTGACGCGGGTGCTGATCGTCGATCTCGACGTCCATCAGGGCGATGGCACCGCGTTGATCTTCGCTGACGAGCCACGGGTCTTCACGCTCTCGCTGCATGCCGAGAGCAACTTCCCGGCCCGCAAGCAGAAGAGTGATCTGGACGTGCCCCTGCCGAAAGGCATGGGCGATGAGGACTATCTGGCGGTGCTGGAGCGCACGCTGGAGGCGGTGCTGACGCGGGTGCAGCCGGAACTCGTGATCTTCGATGCCGGGGTCGACCCGCACGCCGCCGACAGGCTCGGCCATCTCGAACTGAGCGACCGCGGCCTCTACCGGCGCGAGCGGCATGTCATCCGGCGCTGTCGCGCGGCGGGCGCGGCCGTGGCCTGCGTGATCGGCGGCGGCTATGACCGTGATATCGAGGCGCTGGCGTGGCGACACAGTCAGCTGCACCGGGCAGCGCTGGATGTCTGGCGTGAGGCACATGGTCAGCCTGCCCTGTTCGGGCCGCCGGACTGA
- a CDS encoding metallophosphoesterase family protein, producing the protein MLRRVTPDSIVLWLVTSRPQQARVWLLPEDESRPPLAGLPDTPPARLTEHLAIPLGTHAWLMLLEAHAESPLPADCAIAYELALSEREDTADSSAAPQDGDWHGIAEWGPEICYPGEPLPRFRLPAKLTRIAHGSCRKPHHGLSDKEAERVCANASDSAPEGPAGDGLVALDHWLSERRTTPLEWPEVMLFTGDQIYADDVAGPMLGAIDQVIERLGLPEETLLGAEVSDSRELRQHPSHLYHRPQLLPDMPANEGLAASFFGAKRKPIFTSTGADNHLIGLSEVVAMYLLVWSDVPWAALGVELEDPSALEGHDEATRERHAREARHLARFRAGLGQVRRLLANVSSLMIFDDHDVTDDWNLSAAWEKAAYGNPFSRRIIGNALTGYLLCQGAGNAPRALGELLEQASELFTDAHADTETAPEGHFDVERQEALIARLERCERWDYQLETTPALIVADTRTRRWRSERKLSHPSGLMDWEALCELQQRLVEQRAVVLVSPAPVFGVKLIETIQKLFTFAGKPLMVDAENWMAHQGAASVMLNIFRHSRTPQHFVILSGDVHYSFAYDVRLRHRRSSPHIWQITSSGIRNRFPVGLLDVLDRLNRWLYAPRSPLNLLTRRRNMRITPRRHDAASHGERLLNACGIGLVDLDAKGRPIAIRQLTTEGREVHFVPRR; encoded by the coding sequence ATGCTCAGGCGCGTCACGCCAGACAGCATCGTACTGTGGCTGGTGACCTCGCGCCCTCAACAGGCCCGCGTGTGGCTACTGCCGGAAGACGAGAGCCGCCCACCGCTCGCGGGGCTCCCAGATACGCCACCTGCCCGACTGACGGAGCATCTGGCCATCCCTCTGGGCACCCATGCCTGGCTGATGCTGCTGGAGGCCCATGCCGAGTCTCCCCTGCCCGCCGATTGCGCCATCGCCTACGAGCTGGCACTGAGCGAGCGCGAGGACACCGCTGACAGTAGCGCCGCGCCGCAGGACGGCGACTGGCATGGCATCGCCGAGTGGGGCCCAGAGATCTGCTACCCCGGCGAGCCTCTGCCACGTTTCCGTCTGCCGGCGAAGCTGACCCGCATCGCGCATGGCAGCTGCCGCAAGCCGCATCACGGCCTGAGTGACAAGGAGGCCGAACGCGTCTGTGCCAACGCCAGTGACAGCGCTCCTGAAGGCCCGGCCGGCGACGGTCTGGTCGCACTGGATCACTGGCTGAGTGAGCGGCGCACCACACCGCTGGAATGGCCGGAAGTGATGCTGTTCACGGGCGATCAGATCTACGCCGATGACGTCGCCGGCCCCATGCTGGGGGCCATCGATCAGGTGATCGAGCGCCTGGGACTGCCGGAAGAGACCTTGCTGGGCGCCGAGGTCTCCGACAGCCGCGAACTGCGCCAGCACCCGTCGCACCTCTATCATCGCCCGCAGCTGCTACCGGACATGCCAGCCAATGAGGGACTGGCCGCCAGTTTCTTCGGCGCCAAGCGCAAGCCCATCTTCACCTCCACCGGGGCTGACAATCACCTGATCGGCCTGTCGGAAGTCGTCGCCATGTACCTGCTGGTGTGGTCCGACGTGCCGTGGGCGGCCCTCGGGGTCGAACTGGAAGACCCGTCAGCGCTCGAAGGCCATGACGAGGCCACCCGCGAGCGCCATGCCCGCGAGGCACGCCATCTGGCACGTTTCCGCGCTGGGCTCGGTCAGGTGCGCCGCCTGCTGGCCAACGTCTCCAGCCTGATGATCTTCGATGACCACGACGTCACCGATGACTGGAATCTGAGTGCCGCCTGGGAAAAAGCCGCCTACGGCAATCCCTTCTCGCGGCGCATCATCGGCAATGCGCTGACCGGCTACCTGCTGTGTCAGGGCGCGGGCAACGCACCTCGGGCGCTCGGTGAGCTGCTGGAGCAGGCCAGCGAGCTGTTCACCGATGCGCATGCCGACACCGAGACCGCGCCGGAGGGCCATTTCGACGTCGAGCGTCAGGAGGCGTTGATCGCCCGGCTCGAGCGCTGCGAGCGCTGGGACTATCAGCTCGAGACCACGCCGGCCCTGATCGTGGCGGACACCCGCACTCGCCGCTGGCGCAGTGAGCGCAAGCTGTCGCACCCTTCGGGTCTGATGGACTGGGAGGCGCTGTGTGAACTCCAGCAACGTCTGGTGGAGCAGCGCGCGGTGGTACTGGTGTCTCCGGCTCCCGTGTTCGGGGTCAAGCTGATCGAGACGATCCAGAAGCTGTTCACCTTCGCCGGCAAGCCGCTGATGGTGGACGCCGAGAACTGGATGGCCCACCAGGGCGCCGCCAGCGTGATGCTCAACATCTTCCGCCATTCGCGCACGCCGCAGCATTTCGTGATTCTGTCCGGCGATGTGCACTACTCCTTCGCCTACGATGTGCGCCTCAGGCACCGCCGCTCCAGCCCGCACATCTGGCAGATCACCAGCAGCGGCATCCGCAACCGCTTCCCGGTGGGATTGCTTGACGTGCTGGATCGCCTCAATCGCTGGCTGTACGCCCCACGCTCACCGCTCAACCTGCTGACACGGCGTCGCAACATGCGCATCACGCCACGTCGTCACGATGCCGCAAGTCACGGCGAACGCCTGCTGAATGCCTGCGGTATCGGACTGGTGGATCTCGATGCAAAGGGCCGCCCCATCGCCATTCGTCAGCTGACCACCGAGGGCCGGGAGGTGCACTTTGTCCCACGTCGCTGA
- a CDS encoding molybdopterin-dependent oxidoreductase encodes MAGRFKAIWTEAESTLVAPDKTGKTAVAIRAWRGARRVSSLCLALLAAGLAPSALAAHASVPPAREAHPLKANECLPAPKGKVVLTISGVVTCGNAGSEASPLARFDMPMLEALPSRVNATHTPWTQGVVRFSGPLLRELIQRVGQDVSTVSVKAINDFSADIPMSDITRYEVLLATRRDGEPMPVRDFGPLFILYPFDAHPELMTEEIRFRSVWQVNGLVLR; translated from the coding sequence ATGGCAGGCCGCTTCAAGGCCATCTGGACAGAGGCAGAAAGCACTCTGGTGGCGCCTGACAAGACCGGGAAGACAGCCGTGGCGATTCGCGCATGGCGTGGGGCGCGGCGGGTCTCCTCGCTGTGCCTCGCTCTGTTGGCGGCAGGCCTTGCCCCGTCTGCCTTGGCGGCGCACGCGTCAGTGCCCCCTGCAAGGGAGGCTCACCCGCTCAAGGCCAACGAATGCCTGCCTGCGCCCAAGGGCAAGGTCGTGCTGACCATCAGCGGCGTGGTGACGTGTGGCAATGCCGGCAGTGAGGCGTCGCCATTGGCTCGCTTTGACATGCCGATGCTGGAGGCGCTGCCCTCGCGCGTGAATGCCACCCACACGCCATGGACCCAGGGAGTCGTCCGCTTCAGTGGGCCCTTGCTGCGCGAGCTGATCCAGCGGGTGGGGCAGGATGTCTCGACGGTGAGCGTGAAGGCCATCAATGACTTTTCCGCCGATATCCCGATGTCGGATATCACGCGATACGAGGTGTTGCTGGCGACGCGCCGCGATGGCGAGCCGATGCCGGTACGGGATTTCGGTCCCTTGTTCATCCTCTATCCCTTCGATGCCCATCCGGAACTGATGACGGAAGAGATTCGCTTCCGTAGCGTCTGGCAGGTCAACGGGCTGGTGCTGCGATGA
- the modC gene encoding molybdenum ABC transporter ATP-binding protein yields MLDFHLCRTLGAFHLDAELKVPARGVTALFGRSGSGKTSILRMIAGLDRPDHGHLRLTGECLIGGEHDHWVPAHRRNLGVVFQEPRLFPHYSVRGNLCYGMPLALTRAQRQRNRDHLHEIVALLGIEDLLTRMPGQLSGGEARRVAIGRALLSRPRMLLLDEPLTGLDGARKQELLHYISRLAREIEIPILFVSHDTRELFAVADRLALVDNGRITASGEIGDMLSRLDLAPQTGRFEAGSLLSAEVLSHDETHQLTRLGLGAGLSLKLARLAMPVGRRVRLRLRARDVSIALETPLNTSLRNTLPAVIHEIESERGHASAELVLGIAGQRLRARVDRLACKELGLKVGLGVKALISSVALSGPDVISLDVGDEAAQQDEAAGTSETTSP; encoded by the coding sequence ATGCTTGATTTCCACCTTTGCCGCACGCTGGGCGCCTTCCATCTCGATGCCGAACTCAAGGTGCCGGCACGCGGGGTCACGGCGCTGTTCGGACGTTCCGGCAGCGGCAAGACCAGCATCCTGCGCATGATCGCAGGGCTCGACCGCCCGGATCATGGCCATCTGCGTCTCACGGGCGAGTGTCTGATCGGCGGCGAGCATGATCACTGGGTGCCTGCCCATCGGCGCAATCTGGGCGTGGTCTTCCAGGAGCCTCGTCTGTTTCCGCACTACAGCGTGCGCGGCAATCTCTGCTACGGCATGCCGCTGGCACTGACGCGTGCTCAACGCCAGCGCAACCGTGACCACCTGCACGAGATCGTCGCGCTGCTGGGCATCGAGGACCTGCTGACGCGCATGCCGGGTCAGCTGTCGGGTGGCGAGGCGCGGCGTGTCGCCATCGGGCGCGCCCTGCTGTCACGCCCACGCATGTTGTTGCTGGATGAGCCGTTGACCGGCCTTGATGGCGCCCGCAAGCAGGAACTCCTGCACTACATCAGCCGTCTGGCTCGCGAGATCGAGATTCCGATCCTGTTCGTCAGTCACGATACCCGGGAGCTGTTCGCCGTCGCGGACCGCCTCGCGCTGGTCGACAACGGGCGCATCACCGCCAGCGGCGAGATCGGCGACATGTTGTCACGTCTTGATCTGGCCCCGCAGACAGGCCGTTTCGAAGCCGGCTCACTGCTCAGTGCCGAGGTGCTCTCGCACGATGAGACGCATCAGCTGACCCGCCTGGGGCTCGGGGCGGGATTGAGTCTCAAGCTGGCGCGTCTGGCGATGCCGGTCGGGCGTCGGGTACGCCTGCGACTGCGTGCCCGTGATGTCAGCATCGCGCTGGAAACCCCGCTGAATACCAGCCTGCGCAATACGCTGCCCGCCGTGATTCACGAGATCGAGAGCGAGCGCGGCCACGCCAGTGCGGAACTGGTGCTGGGCATCGCCGGCCAGCGGCTCAGAGCGCGCGTGGACCGGCTGGCCTGCAAGGAGCTGGGGCTCAAGGTCGGCCTTGGCGTCAAGGCATTGATCTCGAGCGTCGCGCTCTCCGGCCCGGACGTGATCAGTCTCGATGTCGGAGACGAGGCCGCGCAGCAGGATGAGGCGGCCGGCACCAGCGAGACGACGTCTCCCTGA
- a CDS encoding MOSC domain-containing protein, translating to MQLTHLWRYPLKSGAAEALESTTVGEEGLTQDRRFVVVAARGKFVTARTHPQMQRLALREQSPGHWRLWQLDRPACGEVSFATRDEAERLDIQVWADQFSALSVSDEADAWLSEQLGMPVRLCWLGERSERYREIIRQRVSAADGFPLLLANEASLEALNRETPTADHGMNQFRPNLVISGAEAWAEDGWQEVMIGEVRFRLVSSCTRCAMVNVDPATGEKRGDREPLTTLARVRRFEDGQVHFGYNLVAVDPTRQPPLRVGDPVEVTAFK from the coding sequence ATGCAGCTGACCCACCTGTGGCGCTACCCCTTGAAGTCAGGCGCCGCCGAGGCACTTGAGAGCACGACTGTCGGCGAGGAAGGCCTGACGCAGGACCGCCGTTTCGTGGTGGTCGCGGCACGCGGCAAGTTCGTCACCGCACGCACGCATCCGCAGATGCAGCGTCTGGCACTTCGCGAGCAGTCGCCGGGCCACTGGCGGCTGTGGCAGCTGGACCGCCCGGCCTGCGGTGAGGTGAGCTTCGCGACCCGTGATGAGGCCGAGCGTCTCGACATCCAGGTGTGGGCAGACCAGTTCAGCGCCCTGAGCGTCAGTGACGAGGCGGATGCCTGGTTGAGCGAGCAGCTCGGCATGCCGGTGCGGCTGTGCTGGCTGGGCGAGCGCTCCGAGCGCTATCGCGAGATCATCCGACAGCGCGTGAGTGCCGCGGACGGCTTCCCGCTGCTGCTGGCCAACGAGGCCTCGCTGGAAGCGCTCAATCGCGAGACGCCGACGGCGGATCACGGCATGAACCAGTTCCGGCCGAATCTCGTGATCAGCGGTGCCGAGGCCTGGGCCGAGGATGGTTGGCAGGAGGTGATGATCGGCGAGGTACGTTTCCGCCTGGTGTCATCCTGCACGCGTTGCGCGATGGTCAATGTCGACCCGGCCACCGGCGAGAAGCGCGGTGACAGGGAGCCGCTGACGACACTGGCGCGGGTGCGCCGTTTCGAGGATGGCCAGGTGCACTTCGGCTACAACCTGGTGGCGGTGGACCCGACGCGCCAGCCGCCGCTGCGGGTCGGTGATCCTGTCGAGGTCACGGCCTTCAAGTGA